From a region of the bacterium genome:
- a CDS encoding SMP-30/gluconolactonase/LRE family protein — translation MTHTKLAIGLCALLLATGAATSCQVPLAHQTQAPHAPLTGRILEIDDRSTLAALAEVANGATVSLIDAVSGRTVATTVSAPNGSFSLAPLTAPVENRPYLLEASKGLGMGLGANRIGAPVARLRTLAFYAGGSWTSLSGGSTPQLGPRTTALAIIGGLKGLSPAQLQALSSKLSGGAFDPTGTAIASDEFTQVHALVRQALEQDLDPVGAIAYEPGAPARFALKPGEPSLFESYTPTSLKPGQAVTVYGQNLPLPDASVSVTVGKKPVLWGVSGDRTQLRLQLPSDAHSGYVELKAGTSTWMGPYLFVSGTVGTFAGDGPAGDYDRLTWRDAKGTYAQLNAPNSIVRNPADGNFYFTDRYNGCIRRMTPQGVVSTFTGIGKGYQDGGPGQAKFADPFGLGADPAGNLYVGDTGNNVVRKVDPTGNVTTLAGTKGQIVFQDGQGPSARFKNPVGMAFHGGYLYVADYTDHRIRRIAADGTVVTVAGDGTNVTQDGVGTAAKIAGPIGLTVDNAGNLYATEYNGLTIRKIEAGTFNVTTLAGTALASGSIDGIGAAARFVKPYHIRMNENGNLVVSDPGANRIRQVTPAGVVTTLAGSDRMGALDGGQFAATFRGLTDAMPWNGSLFIADRFSHRIRTFTY, via the coding sequence TTGACGCATACGAAGCTCGCCATCGGTCTCTGCGCCCTGCTGCTCGCCACGGGCGCGGCCACAAGCTGCCAGGTGCCGCTCGCGCACCAGACGCAAGCCCCCCACGCCCCGCTCACGGGCCGGATCCTCGAAATCGACGACCGCAGCACGCTCGCCGCGCTCGCAGAGGTCGCCAACGGCGCCACCGTCTCCTTGATCGACGCGGTGAGCGGCCGCACGGTCGCTACCACCGTCAGCGCCCCGAACGGCTCCTTTAGCCTCGCGCCGCTCACGGCCCCCGTCGAGAACCGCCCCTACCTGCTCGAAGCGAGCAAGGGGCTTGGCATGGGCCTCGGCGCGAACCGCATCGGCGCGCCGGTCGCGCGGCTGCGCACCCTGGCCTTCTACGCGGGGGGCAGCTGGACGAGCCTCTCGGGCGGCAGCACCCCCCAGCTCGGCCCCCGCACCACGGCCCTGGCGATCATCGGTGGCCTCAAGGGGCTGAGCCCCGCCCAGCTCCAGGCGCTTTCGAGCAAGCTCTCGGGCGGTGCCTTCGACCCGACGGGGACCGCGATCGCAAGCGACGAGTTCACCCAGGTCCACGCCCTGGTGCGCCAGGCCCTCGAACAGGACCTAGACCCGGTGGGAGCGATCGCCTACGAGCCGGGAGCGCCCGCGCGCTTCGCCCTGAAACCGGGCGAGCCCAGCCTGTTCGAGTCCTACACCCCGACCAGCCTGAAGCCCGGCCAGGCCGTCACGGTCTACGGCCAGAACCTACCCCTGCCGGACGCCAGCGTCTCGGTGACGGTGGGCAAGAAGCCCGTCCTGTGGGGAGTGAGCGGCGATCGCACCCAGCTGCGGCTCCAGCTGCCCTCGGACGCCCACAGCGGCTACGTGGAGCTGAAGGCTGGGACGAGCACCTGGATGGGCCCCTATCTCTTCGTCTCGGGGACCGTGGGCACCTTCGCGGGCGATGGCCCGGCGGGCGACTACGACCGGCTCACCTGGCGCGACGCCAAGGGCACCTACGCCCAGCTCAACGCCCCCAATTCCATCGTGCGCAACCCGGCGGACGGCAACTTCTACTTCACCGACCGCTACAACGGCTGCATCCGGCGCATGACCCCGCAGGGGGTCGTCAGCACCTTCACGGGCATCGGCAAGGGGTACCAGGACGGCGGCCCCGGCCAGGCCAAGTTCGCCGATCCCTTCGGCCTCGGGGCGGATCCCGCGGGCAACCTCTACGTGGGCGATACGGGCAACAACGTCGTCCGGAAGGTGGACCCTACGGGCAACGTCACCACCCTGGCGGGCACCAAGGGGCAGATCGTCTTTCAGGACGGACAAGGCCCCAGCGCCCGCTTCAAAAACCCCGTCGGCATGGCCTTTCACGGCGGGTACCTCTACGTGGCCGACTACACCGACCACCGGATCCGCCGCATCGCCGCGGACGGCACGGTCGTGACGGTCGCGGGCGACGGCACGAACGTCACCCAGGACGGCGTGGGCACCGCCGCCAAGATCGCGGGGCCCATCGGCCTTACGGTTGATAACGCGGGCAACCTCTACGCGACCGAGTACAACGGGCTCACCATCCGCAAGATCGAGGCCGGCACCTTCAACGTCACCACCCTCGCGGGCACCGCGCTCGCGAGCGGATCGATCGACGGCATCGGTGCCGCCGCGCGCTTCGTCAAGCCGTACCACATCCGAATGAACGAGAACGGCAACCTGGTGGTGTCGGACCCCGGTGCCAACCGCATTCGCCAGGTCACTCCCGCCGGCGTGGTGACCACCCTGGCCGGTAGCGATCGCATGGGCGCCCTGGACGGCGGGCAGTTCGCCGCCACCTTCCGGGGCCTCACCGACGCCATGCCCTGGAACGGCAGCCTGTTCATCGCAGACCGCTTCAGCCACCGAATCCGAACCTTCACCTACTAA
- a CDS encoding MltA domain-containing protein — translation MRARLFALAVITGFSLLSPARAIAAPFTDEADAASLLTALERQQAYLDKDRIAPLRLGERLVTQQDLRQTAIAFAALVREAFGTPDFERKLRERFTLIEAPAHFTGYYLPRLDARRTADSRFRFPLYARPPVLTPGAPAMTRTGIEDAGALDGQGLEIAWVEHELDRYLLMVQGSGILRFEDGREVPVNYGGGNGHPYVSLGKLLVADGKIPVERISVPEIRRYFAEHPEELHGYLVQNPSYVFFKLADSGPFGVSGVMLTAGRSIATDKALSPSGAIAYVRYTKDGKEQGRFVCDQDTGSAIKGWGRADIFWGAGDEAGLIAGTLNASGSLTYLLLTPSATR, via the coding sequence ATGCGCGCCCGCCTCTTCGCCCTTGCCGTCATCACCGGGTTCAGCCTGCTGAGCCCGGCTCGCGCGATCGCCGCCCCCTTCACGGATGAGGCCGACGCCGCCTCGCTGCTCACGGCCCTGGAGCGGCAGCAAGCCTACCTCGACAAGGACCGGATCGCCCCGCTGCGCCTGGGCGAGCGCCTCGTCACCCAGCAGGATCTGCGCCAGACGGCGATCGCCTTCGCCGCCTTGGTGCGCGAGGCCTTCGGCACCCCGGACTTCGAGCGCAAATTGCGCGAGCGCTTCACCCTGATCGAGGCCCCCGCCCACTTCACGGGCTACTACCTGCCGCGGCTCGACGCCCGGCGCACCGCAGACAGCCGCTTTCGCTTTCCCCTCTACGCCCGGCCGCCCGTGCTGACCCCGGGGGCTCCCGCCATGACCCGGACGGGGATCGAGGATGCCGGCGCCCTCGACGGCCAGGGCCTCGAGATCGCCTGGGTCGAGCACGAGCTGGATCGCTACCTCTTGATGGTGCAGGGCTCGGGCATCCTGCGCTTCGAGGACGGCCGCGAGGTCCCCGTCAACTACGGCGGCGGCAACGGCCACCCCTACGTGAGCCTCGGCAAATTGCTCGTCGCCGACGGCAAGATCCCCGTCGAGCGCATCTCGGTGCCCGAGATCCGGCGCTACTTCGCCGAGCACCCCGAAGAGCTGCACGGCTACCTCGTCCAGAACCCGAGCTACGTCTTCTTCAAGCTCGCCGACAGCGGGCCTTTCGGCGTCTCAGGCGTCATGCTCACGGCGGGCCGTTCGATCGCCACCGACAAGGCGCTCTCGCCTTCGGGGGCGATCGCCTACGTGCGCTATACGAAGGACGGCAAGGAGCAAGGTCGCTTCGTCTGCGACCAGGACACGGGCTCGGCCATCAAGGGCTGGGGCCGCGCGGACATCTTCTGGGGCGCTGGCGACGAGGCGGGCCTCATCGCGGGCACCCTGAACGCTTCGGGCTCGCTGACCTACCTGCTACTGACCCCGAGCGCCACGCGCTAG
- a CDS encoding IPT/TIG domain-containing protein, protein MRHALILATGLSLVLAACTGDRALPPGALAPAQLLSGRVVFPARTAQTTLDAVANKASVSLIDASTQQTLATTVTDASGQFNLSFSALSPKAGSTYYLDAYKGLEGHRAGAATVRLRTLLFWNGGWQSLTNATLNAGVTLSAATTAIATAVSLKQAAGTALDLAKLINTVNGSAFAEAGTGLSNANDFTPVLSHVTNALTLDQDPLASIAYDATTGTYTLASRLPWVSSVSPAIGTPGGSLTLKGENFESLSGRYAFYFGTTAASTWSVSADRRTLTVPIPATAYSAPLTMRQPNGASQILAGFYRLRGTVGTLAGAGIAGSRDGTGLEATFNQPVRLMPDADGNLLVSEYVGNRIRRVTPDGRVTTFVGGGAQGIANGTGTEALFFRPGAMVTMPGGDYLLSDMWNHMLRRITPSGIVTLYAGVASDSIGLPGNTDGDLATASFNLPVGMRYRGTDLYVADTTNHKIRKIDASGNVTTFAGTGVAGDAAGVGGQLYGPRDLVFDTSGNMFVCQFPRHTIRKIAPDGAISTFAGAFNVAANVDDTGAAARFSKPQSLTIDAANNLYVVDFGNHKIRKVTPAGVVTTLAGSGVQGYADGPLLDARFNQPTGAYLAPDNTLYVTDEYNHRIRVVTF, encoded by the coding sequence ATGCGCCACGCCTTGATCCTCGCAACCGGTCTTTCGCTCGTGCTCGCGGCCTGCACGGGCGATCGCGCGCTGCCGCCGGGCGCGCTCGCCCCCGCCCAGCTCCTGAGCGGCCGGGTCGTCTTCCCCGCGCGCACCGCCCAGACCACCCTCGACGCGGTCGCGAACAAGGCCTCGGTCTCGCTCATCGACGCCAGCACCCAGCAAACACTCGCCACCACCGTCACCGACGCCTCGGGCCAGTTCAACCTCTCGTTCTCGGCCCTTTCCCCCAAGGCGGGGAGCACCTACTACCTCGACGCCTACAAGGGGCTGGAAGGCCACCGGGCAGGGGCTGCCACCGTGCGCCTGCGCACCCTCCTGTTCTGGAACGGCGGCTGGCAAAGCCTCACCAACGCCACCCTCAACGCCGGCGTCACCCTCAGCGCCGCCACCACCGCGATCGCCACGGCAGTCAGCCTCAAGCAGGCCGCAGGCACCGCCCTCGACCTGGCGAAGCTGATCAACACCGTCAACGGCAGCGCGTTCGCCGAAGCCGGCACGGGCCTGAGCAACGCCAACGACTTCACCCCCGTCCTCTCGCACGTCACGAACGCCCTGACGCTCGACCAGGATCCGCTCGCCTCCATCGCCTACGACGCCACAACCGGCACCTACACGCTTGCGAGCCGCCTGCCCTGGGTCAGCTCCGTCTCCCCGGCCATCGGCACCCCCGGCGGAAGCCTGACGCTCAAGGGCGAGAACTTCGAGAGCCTGAGCGGGCGCTACGCCTTCTACTTCGGCACGACGGCGGCGAGCACTTGGAGCGTGAGCGCGGACCGCCGGACCCTCACCGTGCCCATCCCGGCTACCGCCTACTCGGCCCCGCTCACCATGCGCCAGCCGAACGGCGCAAGCCAGATCCTCGCGGGCTTCTACCGGCTGCGCGGGACCGTCGGCACCCTCGCAGGCGCCGGAATAGCCGGCAGCCGTGACGGCACGGGGCTCGAGGCCACCTTCAACCAGCCGGTCCGGCTCATGCCGGACGCCGACGGCAACTTGCTCGTCAGCGAGTACGTGGGCAACCGCATCCGCCGGGTGACGCCGGACGGGCGCGTCACCACCTTCGTGGGCGGCGGGGCCCAAGGCATCGCGAACGGCACCGGCACCGAGGCCCTCTTCTTCCGGCCGGGCGCCATGGTCACGATGCCCGGCGGGGACTACCTGCTCAGCGACATGTGGAACCACATGCTGCGCCGGATCACGCCCTCCGGCATCGTGACGCTCTACGCGGGCGTCGCGAGCGACTCGATCGGTCTTCCCGGCAACACCGACGGCGACCTCGCCACCGCCAGCTTCAACCTGCCCGTCGGCATGCGCTACCGGGGCACCGACCTCTACGTCGCCGACACCACCAACCACAAGATCCGCAAGATCGACGCGAGCGGCAACGTCACGACCTTCGCCGGCACGGGGGTCGCCGGGGACGCCGCGGGCGTGGGCGGCCAGCTCTACGGCCCGCGGGACCTGGTCTTCGACACGAGCGGCAACATGTTCGTCTGTCAATTCCCGCGGCACACCATCCGCAAGATCGCCCCCGACGGCGCCATCAGCACGTTCGCCGGCGCCTTCAACGTCGCGGCGAACGTGGACGACACGGGCGCGGCCGCGAGGTTCAGCAAGCCCCAGAGCCTCACGATCGACGCCGCCAACAACCTGTATGTCGTCGACTTCGGCAACCACAAGATTCGCAAGGTCACCCCGGCCGGGGTCGTGACGACCCTCGCCGGAAGCGGCGTGCAGGGCTACGCCGACGGTCCCCTGCTCGACGCCCGGTTCAACCAGCCGACAGGCGCCTACCTTGCCCCGGACAATACCCTCTACGTCACCGACGAGTACAACCACCGCATCCGGGTCGTCACGTTCTGA